CAGGAACGAAACCCATGTCCACCGAAGCCGCCAAACCGCCGCGTCCCGCTTCCACCATCCTGTTGCTGCGCGACAGCGCAGCCACGAAAGGCGCCGACGGCAAGAGCCGCGGCGAGATCGAGGTCTTCATGATGGTGCGCCATTATGAGATTGACTTCAATTCCGGCGCGCTGGTGTTTCCCGGCGGCAGCGTCGACAAGGGCGATCAGGATATCATCGCCAATCCCTCGCTTTATGCCGGCGGCGAGAGGCTCGACGCCAGCGCCTTGAGCTTCCGGATCGCCGCGATTCGCGAAACCTTTGAAGAAAGCGGCATATTGCTGGCGCGTCCCAAGGGATCGAAGGCGCTGGTCGATGCCGGGCGGGCCAGCGAGATCGAGGCCGCGCATCGCGCAGATCTTTGCGACAACAAGATCACCTTCCTGAAGGTGCT
The genomic region above belongs to Bradyrhizobium sediminis and contains:
- a CDS encoding NUDIX hydrolase, yielding MSTEAAKPPRPASTILLLRDSAATKGADGKSRGEIEVFMMVRHYEIDFNSGALVFPGGSVDKGDQDIIANPSLYAGGERLDASALSFRIAAIRETFEESGILLARPKGSKALVDAGRASEIEAAHRADLCDNKITFLKVLTDNGMVLALDELVPYAHWITPEGMPKRFDTWFFLAAAPPEQAGAHDGKESTDSIWVSPREALEGGESGRFKLPFPTTRNLIRLGKQSSVQAALDDSRGKSIVTVMPVMTKLNGGRQLRIPLEAGYDGEVFEVGVVG